The segment GTGCGATCGGGCCGGATGCGCACCGTCAGGTCGTGGCTGCGGATGATCGTCTCGCCCGTGCGCTCGTCGCGGGTGATGGTGACGGGGGCGCCGCGCACCTCCACGTCCGTATCTCCCACCGCCCCGGAAAAGCGGAGCTGCTGGCCGCCCGTCCGCGGCGCCCGTACCGTCGTCCGGTCGGGGCGGCGCGCGGCGGTGGCGCGCGCGGTGTAGGCCTGGCTGCCGCGGCGGTACGTCCACGTCACCGTCTGCCCGGGGCGGATGGCGGCGAACCGGCGCCCCCCCTCCGTCGTGGCGATCGCCACGCCGTCGATGTGCGTGAGGATGTCGCCGCGGCGCAGCCCGGCGCGCGCGGCGGGGCTTCCCGGCTCCACGCTCTCCACCGACGGCGACTCGCGGAAGGTCATGGTCACGTCGTCGCCGCGGCGGCGGATGCTGCAGTTGTCGCAGCTGATCCCGAACCCGAACCACCCCTCCGGCAGGATGTCCGGCGGCGGGGGCGGCAGCGGCGGCACGGGAGGCTGCGGCGGCGGCGGCGGTTGCGGGGGATGCGGCGCGTGCGGCACCGGAGGCACGGGCGGCACCGGGGCCGACGGCGCGCGCGGGGGACGCGGCGGGGTGGGCGGCGTCGGCGGCCTGGGCGGAGTCGGGGGCGTGGGCGGCTCCATGCACCGCTGCCCGGCCGTCACCTCCACGTCGTGCGTGCGGCCGCCACGGCGCACCGTCAGCCGCACGCGCTCGCCGCGGCGCACGGT is part of the Longimicrobium sp. genome and harbors:
- a CDS encoding PDZ domain-containing protein, translating into MGIARKLALTLTLALVGMPAAAPAQIGSCGRGDGVVVPDLGFNDIRCNHCSIEFSPERSRYRFSTEPRIHGIHGTGSGRLREGDVLVAVDGSPITTNEAGDRMATVRRGERVRLTVRRGGRTHDVEVTAGQRCMEPPTPPTPPRPPTPPTPPRPPRAPSAPVPPVPPVPHAPHPPQPPPPPQPPVPPLPPPPPDILPEGWFGFGISCDNCSIRRRGDDVTMTFRESPSVESVEPGSPAARAGLRRGDILTHIDGVAIATTEGGRRFAAIRPGQTVTWTYRRGSQAYTARATAARRPDRTTVRAPRTGGQQLRFSGAVGDTDVEVRGAPVTITRDERTGETIIRSHDLTVRIRPDRTP